Proteins found in one archaeon genomic segment:
- a CDS encoding isocitrate/isopropylmalate dehydrogenase family protein, which produces MKKVAVIKGDGTGPELVGATLEVLKAAGTSAEFLTCEAGSEWWEKSKGPTFVPDASWKVLESADCCLKGPTTTLPIPGTPRSVAVSIRQRFNLYANVRPVKTFPGQKGPLGDVDFVLVREATEGLYAGIEHKLSDDVSIAIRLITKDKSTKVAKFAFEEADRRGWKKVFAISKANILKVTDTMFLDSVRGVAKAHKGVELEDLFIDNFAQQLVKNPQRFNRSVIVGTNLFMDIMSEEASGLVGSIGVVYSGNFGDGYAMFEPAHGSTPKYAGKDKVNPTATILSGAWMLDYLGEKRAAKAIFGATHAVMKEGTHLTYDLGGKSGTREMARAIIRKL; this is translated from the coding sequence TTGAAGAAGGTCGCAGTGATCAAGGGGGACGGGACCGGCCCCGAGCTGGTCGGAGCGACCCTTGAAGTCCTGAAAGCTGCGGGGACATCCGCGGAATTTCTTACCTGCGAAGCCGGGTCTGAATGGTGGGAAAAGAGCAAGGGCCCGACCTTCGTCCCAGACGCCTCATGGAAGGTCCTCGAGTCGGCTGACTGCTGCCTCAAGGGCCCGACCACGACTCTCCCGATTCCAGGCACGCCTCGGAGCGTCGCTGTCAGCATCCGCCAGCGTTTCAATCTCTATGCGAACGTCAGACCGGTCAAGACCTTCCCCGGACAGAAAGGGCCCCTCGGCGACGTAGACTTCGTGCTTGTCAGGGAGGCGACCGAAGGCCTGTATGCCGGGATAGAGCACAAGCTCTCGGACGACGTCTCGATTGCCATCAGGCTGATCACGAAAGACAAGTCCACGAAGGTCGCCAAGTTCGCATTCGAGGAGGCTGACAGGAGGGGGTGGAAGAAGGTCTTTGCCATCTCGAAAGCCAACATCCTGAAGGTCACCGACACCATGTTCCTTGACTCCGTCAGGGGCGTAGCCAAGGCCCACAAAGGGGTCGAGCTCGAGGACCTCTTCATCGACAACTTCGCTCAGCAGCTGGTGAAGAATCCCCAGAGGTTCAATCGGTCCGTCATCGTCGGGACCAACCTGTTCATGGACATCATGTCAGAAGAGGCCTCGGGGCTCGTCGGGAGCATCGGCGTCGTCTACTCTGGGAACTTCGGTGACGGCTACGCCATGTTCGAGCCCGCGCACGGCAGCACTCCCAAGTACGCAGGCAAGGACAAGGTGAATCCTACGGCCACGATCCTCTCGGGCGCGTGGATGCTGGACTACCTCGGAGAGAAGAGGGCAGCGAAGGCCATCTTTGGCGCGACCCATGCGGTGATGAAGGAGGGGACCCATCTCACCTACGACCTCGGCGGCAAATCGGGCACCAGAGAGATGGCCAGGGCGATCATCAGGAAACTCTAG
- a CDS encoding acylphosphatase, whose product MKVAKMLIIDGLVHGVLFRASMARLASQHGVRGWVKNLADGSVQAHLEGEPYDVALLVEWARRGPPRARVDSVIVREAAVRRHHDFKIEG is encoded by the coding sequence ATGAAGGTGGCAAAGATGCTGATCATCGACGGCCTTGTGCACGGCGTCCTCTTCAGGGCCTCGATGGCCCGCCTCGCCTCCCAGCACGGGGTGAGGGGATGGGTCAAGAACCTGGCCGACGGTTCCGTACAGGCGCACCTGGAGGGGGAACCATACGACGTGGCTCTTCTGGTGGAGTGGGCGAGGAGGGGGCCCCCGCGCGCACGGGTCGACTCGGTCATAGTGCGGGAGGCGGCTGTGCGGAGGCATCACGATTTCAAGATTGAAGGCTAG
- a CDS encoding DUF59 domain-containing protein, translating into MSEVKVEATAIEAEMSKIIDPELGRPITDLKLIDKVQVDGGHVDLEFHLTAQYCPPVFALKIASDIKKGLLAVNGVKDAKVTLRGHYLADAVNKQVNKPAPVPQ; encoded by the coding sequence ATGTCCGAAGTCAAGGTGGAAGCGACTGCCATCGAGGCTGAGATGTCTAAGATCATCGACCCGGAGCTCGGAAGGCCCATCACGGATCTGAAACTCATCGACAAGGTGCAGGTGGACGGCGGGCACGTGGACCTCGAGTTTCACCTGACAGCCCAATACTGTCCTCCCGTCTTCGCCTTGAAGATCGCCAGCGACATAAAGAAAGGGCTCCTCGCAGTGAATGGTGTGAAGGACGCGAAGGTCACCCTCAGGGGGCACTACCTCGCCGATGCGGTCAACAAGCAGGTCAACAAGCCTGCTCCAGTCCCACAGTAG
- a CDS encoding phosphate uptake regulator PhoU — translation MNARKVLEMGGGTYLVSIPKAWAKKNGITKGATVSVEELSGRKLLLRPIEDVQEKPKEVVIEYPGEDLAQVRNDLTGAYLLGYDVIRIQGRNVISREDRAGIKATMGRLVGLEIMDEDSKRMTVQFLLESSAIVPERIVRRMSGLLEGMLRDTLEGLAKGDRKLLAIVGERDDEVDRLYFLLVRATRDAIIRPGVAESYGLTPVDVLDYRVVASFLESVGDAVTELSKRLNASPTSKQASRAYGSCVSRLIEMNELATKAFISRRAGRLGSPNLKVQSLAGEVNALIAEASSRQGGEGSGVAEILGSLDRVSKLLVDVSDLAVITHATAQ, via the coding sequence GTGAACGCCCGCAAGGTGCTGGAGATGGGGGGAGGGACGTATCTCGTCTCGATTCCAAAGGCGTGGGCGAAGAAGAACGGGATCACGAAGGGCGCCACGGTCTCGGTGGAAGAGCTCTCGGGCAGGAAGCTGCTCCTGAGACCCATCGAAGATGTCCAGGAGAAGCCAAAGGAGGTCGTGATCGAGTACCCCGGAGAAGACCTCGCCCAGGTGAGGAACGACCTCACTGGAGCATACCTGTTGGGTTACGACGTGATAAGGATCCAGGGGCGGAACGTGATCTCGAGAGAAGACAGGGCGGGGATCAAAGCCACGATGGGGAGGCTCGTGGGATTGGAGATCATGGACGAGGACTCGAAGAGGATGACCGTTCAGTTCCTCCTGGAGTCCTCGGCGATCGTGCCCGAGAGGATCGTGAGGAGGATGTCGGGCCTCCTCGAGGGGATGCTCAGGGACACGCTGGAGGGCCTCGCAAAGGGGGACAGGAAGCTACTGGCGATCGTCGGAGAGAGGGACGACGAGGTCGACAGATTGTACTTCCTCCTGGTGAGGGCGACGAGGGACGCGATAATCAGACCGGGGGTAGCAGAGAGCTACGGCCTGACGCCCGTCGACGTGCTTGACTACAGGGTGGTCGCCAGCTTCCTCGAGAGCGTGGGCGACGCGGTTACGGAGCTCTCCAAGAGGCTCAACGCGTCCCCCACTTCGAAGCAGGCCTCCAGGGCATATGGTTCGTGCGTCTCTCGATTGATTGAGATGAACGAGCTGGCCACCAAGGCTTTCATCTCGAGGCGCGCCGGGAGGCTCGGATCGCCGAACCTGAAGGTTCAGAGCCTTGCTGGAGAAGTGAACGCGCTGATAGCGGAGGCCTCCTCAAGGCAGGGCGGAGAAGGGAGCGGAGTCGCGGAGATCCTGGGCTCGCTGGACAGGGTCAGCAAACTTCTGGTGGACGTCTCCGACCTGGCAGTTATCACACACGCCACAGCGCAGTAG